One Thermofilum pendens Hrk 5 DNA segment encodes these proteins:
- a CDS encoding transcription elongation factor Spt5, with product MAEKPPSPLRFYALRVTSGQEYNVAQLLYRRAASGKYKVYSILVVPGLKGMVFVESDALYEAQRLAYGLKHVRGVVRGAVSLQEMEGLLKPKPLVDQLNVGDFVEIIRGPFTGMRGRIVGIDKSRNEVKVELAEAVFVLPVTINADDIKVIKRGGEA from the coding sequence CGTCCGGCCAGGAGTACAACGTGGCGCAACTGCTCTACAGAAGGGCTGCCAGCGGGAAGTACAAGGTTTACTCGATCCTCGTGGTACCGGGCTTGAAGGGCATGGTCTTCGTAGAGAGCGATGCTCTCTACGAGGCTCAGAGGCTAGCCTACGGGCTTAAGCATGTCAGAGGAGTTGTAAGGGGTGCTGTTAGCCTGCAGGAGATGGAGGGTTTGCTGAAGCCTAAGCCTCTCGTAGACCAGTTAAACGTAGGAGACTTCGTCGAGATCATTCGAGGACCGTTTACCGGTATGCGCGGCAGGATAGTCGGTATAGACAAGTCCAGGAACGAGGTGAAGGTAGAGCTCGCGGAGGCGGTCTTCGTGCTACCGGTCACAATCAACGCCGACGATATCAAGGTCATAAAGCGTGGAGGAGAAGCGTAA
- a CDS encoding UbiD family decarboxylase, with amino-acid sequence MEPGASEVVPALGLDFRELVGYHQKLGRLKQLQKMVELEFEAAYYMKKYQPDPVLMNTRYGRLISNVLARRETVYEVVGGKSDSEVYAKFLRAMENPQPLSRIESSTGLKEVAVDLFRLPVPKFFERDGGRYITAGVFIAKDPLTGAVNASIHRAMILDEESLAVRLVPRHLYQIHRNAEKAGRNLPAAILIGAPPLVYLCAASSPPFGVYEVEVANALAGGRLTGTDSLLDGVVLPLPVEVVLLGEFIAGRRAKEGPFVDILGTYDIVREEPVFRVESILTRQDPLFYSILPSGLEHILLMGFPREAAIWSVASRTATGVRKVRLTPGGGGWLHAVISMEKTTEGDPKNVILAAFAAHPSLKTVVVVDADVDPDDPLDVEWALATRMQPDEDIVIIKGARGSSLDPSADQVTLQTSKLGIDATRPLSKDKSLFEKARIPFTEH; translated from the coding sequence GTGGAGCCTGGAGCATCGGAGGTTGTGCCAGCGCTCGGGCTGGATTTCCGGGAACTAGTCGGATACCACCAGAAGCTGGGGAGGTTGAAGCAGCTTCAGAAAATGGTGGAGTTGGAGTTTGAAGCGGCTTACTACATGAAAAAGTACCAGCCCGATCCCGTGCTGATGAATACGCGTTATGGAAGGCTGATCTCCAACGTTCTTGCAAGACGCGAAACGGTATACGAGGTTGTAGGGGGGAAAAGCGACTCGGAGGTCTACGCCAAGTTCCTAAGGGCTATGGAGAACCCCCAGCCCCTCTCAAGGATAGAGAGTAGCACTGGTTTAAAGGAGGTGGCTGTGGACCTCTTCAGACTGCCTGTTCCCAAGTTTTTTGAGCGCGACGGAGGTAGGTACATAACCGCGGGGGTATTCATCGCGAAGGATCCTCTTACGGGCGCTGTCAACGCGAGCATTCACAGAGCGATGATCCTTGACGAGGAGAGCCTCGCCGTGAGGCTTGTACCGAGGCACCTGTACCAGATACACAGGAACGCGGAGAAAGCTGGGAGGAACCTCCCCGCCGCCATACTGATAGGCGCGCCCCCGCTGGTCTACCTCTGCGCGGCGTCGAGCCCACCCTTCGGCGTGTACGAGGTGGAGGTGGCTAACGCGCTGGCGGGGGGCAGGCTTACGGGTACGGACTCGCTGCTCGACGGAGTTGTTCTACCGCTACCGGTGGAGGTGGTTCTTCTAGGGGAGTTCATAGCCGGGAGGAGGGCCAAGGAGGGCCCCTTCGTGGACATCCTGGGAACCTACGACATCGTCAGGGAGGAGCCGGTTTTCCGCGTGGAGTCGATCCTTACGCGCCAGGACCCGCTCTTCTACTCGATCCTGCCCTCGGGCCTCGAACACATACTGTTGATGGGCTTTCCAAGGGAGGCCGCGATATGGAGCGTTGCGTCGAGAACGGCTACGGGTGTAAGGAAGGTTAGGCTAACGCCTGGGGGAGGGGGGTGGCTTCACGCGGTGATATCTATGGAGAAAACCACGGAAGGCGACCCCAAGAATGTTATACTGGCCGCTTTCGCCGCTCACCCCTCGCTTAAAACGGTCGTAGTCGTTGATGCCGACGTAGACCCCGACGACCCCCTAGACGTTGAATGGGCGCTTGCAACACGCATGCAACCAGACGAAGACATCGTGATCATAAAGGGAGCCAGGGGTAGTAGCCTTGACCCCTCCGCCGACCAGGTAACTCTTCAGACGTCTAAGCTTGGGATAGACGCTACCCGACCACTCTCGAAGGACAAAAGCCTCTTCGAGAAGGCGCGGATACCCTTCACCGAACACTAA